One part of the Lotus japonicus ecotype B-129 chromosome 2, LjGifu_v1.2 genome encodes these proteins:
- the LOC130736894 gene encoding uncharacterized protein LOC130736894 — protein sequence MNFGNRVSPPGFATRQSSQMYMPTGMNFGSLQAIRQQFDDSQHEMVNMLSRQMREIFNPLIQNTNANNQELAHQMGRLATALGAQNETAPLPRIEPIPPVAIPARRPVQPYQHVGQNPLFEENEGGPPGPQNVYMVNRDEHADGVLERIRDQNAGGQQNVAAVVEQLLNQHGFIVGFANRPHFVSAFTEEVLDAELPRGWKVPKFTKFSGDSGESTVEHVARYQIEAGDLAINENLKMKYFPSSLTKNAFTC from the coding sequence ATGAATTTTGGAAATCGAGTGAGCCCTCCTGGCTTTGCCACGAGGCAAAGTTCGCAAATGTACATGCCCACGGGTATGAACTTTGGGTCACTTCAGGCTATCAGGCAGCAGTTCGACGATAGCCAGCACGAGATGGTTAACATGTTATCTCGACAAATGAGGGAGATCTTCAACCCTTTGATCCAGAACACAAATGCCAATAACCAAGAGTTAGCCCATCAGATGGGGCGTTTGGCGACAGCGTTAGGAGCACAAAACGAGACAGCACCTCTGCCGAGAATTGAACCAATTCCACCAGTCGCAATCCCAGCTCGCAGGCCCGTACAACCCTACCAACACGTAGGACAAAACCCTTTATTCGAAGAAAATGAAGGGGGACCACCAGGGCCGCAGAACGTATACATGGTAAATAGGGATGAGCACGCTGATGGAGTGTTGGAAAGAATTCGAGACCAAaatgctggggggcaacaaaacgTTGCTGCTGTGGTCGAACAATTGCTAAATCAGCACGGTTTTATTGTAGGTTTTGCTAACAGACCCCATTTTGTTTCAGCCTTCACTGAAGAGGTTCTCGATGCGGAGCTCCCTAGAGGTTGGAAAGTCCCAAAGTTCACTAAGTTCTCTGGGGACTCAGGGGAATCTACTGTGGAACACGTGGCGAGATACCAGATTGAGGCTGGAGACCTGGCCATTaacgaaaatttgaaaatgaagtactttCCAAGTTCCTTAACTAAGAACGCGTTTACAtgttga